In Flavobacterium sp. WV_118_3, one DNA window encodes the following:
- a CDS encoding ATP-binding protein, which translates to MESKKIQQLFTYLEEVIVWRINNPSQDFNTESPGFSTSDHEGFPLGDYISEKELARHEVVILLMALMPRLDPALLRRIYLEVPNSVLFDLCSTNDSGRLFLPTVEALQFILGGSCIAGRLQALHYFDDSNILLKENILKVSNQNENAVHNKIDVTQEAFNRILFGIELLPKMSNDFPAEQLNTRRSWSDLILPQSTLNELQSIEAWYNSSHILMEEWDMQKTLKPGFRVLFYGDPGTGKTLAASLLGKYTNRPVFRVDVSMLVSKYIGETEKQLAKLFDRAENKNWILFFDEADSIFGKRTNVRDAQDKYANQEVSYLLQRIETFSGLIILASNYKNNMDKAFTRRFHSCIRFNNPRQEERLRIWKQNLPKQLNMEDIDLEAIAGRYELTGSNIMNVIQDISLKTIASKSPDYRVSKNILLESIQKEYLKEDKIFS; encoded by the coding sequence ATGGAGTCGAAAAAAATACAGCAATTATTTACATATCTGGAGGAAGTAATTGTCTGGAGAATTAACAATCCTTCCCAGGATTTCAATACAGAATCACCTGGATTTAGTACTAGTGACCATGAAGGCTTTCCACTAGGCGACTATATCTCGGAGAAAGAGCTTGCCCGTCATGAAGTTGTCATTCTCTTAATGGCACTGATGCCAAGATTGGACCCGGCGTTATTAAGACGCATTTATTTAGAGGTACCCAATAGCGTATTATTTGATTTATGTTCAACCAATGATAGTGGCAGGCTTTTTTTACCAACTGTTGAAGCCTTACAGTTTATTTTAGGCGGTAGCTGTATCGCAGGAAGATTACAGGCATTGCATTATTTTGATGACTCCAATATATTGCTAAAAGAAAATATTCTGAAAGTATCAAATCAGAATGAAAACGCAGTACACAATAAAATTGATGTCACGCAGGAAGCGTTTAACCGCATCCTGTTTGGAATCGAATTACTGCCGAAAATGAGTAACGATTTTCCGGCAGAACAGTTAAACACCCGTAGATCGTGGAGCGACCTTATACTTCCCCAATCCACGTTAAACGAACTTCAAAGTATTGAAGCCTGGTATAATAGTAGTCATATTCTCATGGAAGAATGGGATATGCAAAAAACGCTGAAACCAGGCTTCCGGGTGTTGTTTTATGGCGACCCGGGAACAGGAAAAACACTGGCCGCGAGTCTTTTGGGGAAATATACAAACCGCCCTGTTTTTAGAGTGGATGTTTCCATGTTGGTTTCCAAATACATTGGTGAAACGGAAAAGCAACTGGCAAAACTCTTCGACAGAGCCGAAAATAAAAACTGGATTTTGTTTTTTGATGAAGCCGATTCCATTTTTGGGAAACGTACCAACGTTCGCGATGCACAGGATAAATATGCCAATCAGGAAGTGTCTTATCTGTTACAGCGTATCGAAACCTTTTCCGGATTGATCATTCTTGCATCCAACTATAAAAATAATATGGACAAAGCCTTTACGCGACGTTTTCACAGTTGTATCCGATTTAATAATCCAAGACAGGAAGAGCGTTTGCGCATCTGGAAACAGAATTTGCCCAAACAATTAAACATGGAAGACATCGACCTGGAAGCCATAGCCGGACGTTATGAATTAACGGGGTCAAATATCATGAATGTCATCCAGGATATCAGTTTAAAAACGATTGCTTCAAAATCGCCTGATTACAGAGTGAGCAAGAACATACTATTGGAAAGTATTCAAAAGGAATATTTAAAAGAAGACAAAATATTCAGCTAA
- a CDS encoding pyocin knob domain-containing protein: MKINELGKTIKTGDDVIITEFRGGVSATAVMQVPEDSETHILPEVALKRRIRFNPETGKFEGHNGIEWTALGFDQQLKDAIDQVAAGLPNKADLVDGKIPLSQINDALVGSVNYQGIYNATTNTPALPAASAHKGKYWVVNVAGTQQGENYKIGDWVISNGTVWGRVPKAVDVDSTPTAGSNNAVSSAGVADALALKANTAAVNAGLDLKANVTDLTLKANITDLNSGLATKANVTDLDAKANITDVNIKLAEKISVVEFEEGLAVKASLSDLATKANLSDLAIKANITDVDTKLAIKANIADVNARLLEKISVVEFEEGLAVKASLSDLAVKANITDLNLKASKDELTSGLAVKANVVDLATKANVTDLDAKANITDVNIKLAEKISVVEFEEGLAEKASLSDLAVKANITDLNLKASKDELTSGLAVKANVTDLATKANVTDLDAKANTVDVNIKLAEKISVVEFEEGLAEKASLGDLAVKANITDLNLKASKDELTSGLAVKANVTDLATKANVTDLDAKANITDVNIKLAEKISVVEFEEGLAEKASLSDLAVKANITDLNLKASKDELTSGLAVKANVADLATKANVTDLETKANITDVNIKLAEKISVVEFQEGLAEKASLSDLAVKANITDLNLKASKDELTSGLAVKANVTDLATKANVTDLDAKANITDVNARLAEKISVVEFEEGLAEKASLSDLAVKANITDLNLKASKDELTSGLAVKANVADLATKANVTDLDAKANITDVNIKLAEKISIVEFEEGLAEKASLSDLAVKANITDLNLKASKDELTSGLAVKANVTDLATKANVTDLDAKANITDVNIKLAEKISTVQFEEGLADKASLSDLAVKANITDVDTKLSVKANTADVNAKLAEKISAVEFEEGLADKASLSDLAVKANITDLNLKASKDELTSGLAVKANVADLATKANVTDLDAKANITDVNIKLAEKISVVEFQEGLAEKASLSDLAVKANITDLNLKASKEDLTSGLAIKANVTDLATKANLIDLDAKANITDVNIKLAEKISVVEFEEGLAEKASLSDLAVKANITDLNLKASKDELTSGLAVKANVTDLATKANVTDLDAKANTVDVNIKLAEKISVVEFEEGLAEKASLSDLAVKANITDLNLKASKDELTSGLAVKANVTDLATKANVTDLDAKANITDVNIKLAEKISVVEFEEGLAEKASLSDLAVKANITDLNLKASKDELTSGLAVKANVTDLATKANVTDLDAKANITDVNIKLAEKISVVEFEEGLAEKASLSDLAVKANITDLNLKASKDELTSGLAVKANVTDLATKANVTDLDAKANITDVNIKLAEKISVVEFEEGLAEKASLSDLAVKANITDLNSGLATKANTTDLNAGLALKADTTYVNTGLAGKISVVEFEEGLAEKASLSDLAVKANITDVNTKLADKANVTDLASKADRSDMLSRFNNIATELDEKADLLNVDAKLATKASTTQLQDGLAAKANITDLNAGLALKADTTYVNTGLADKVSATQLQDGLAAKANATDLAAKANITDLNAGLALKENITDVNTKLSGKANLSDLAAKANVTDVNIKFDETATVIQEGLALKASKIDLSTGLASKASASDMDIKFTEVTHLMDAKANADEVYGKINDLNAGLAVKANTADVNLKLSDLSGKLSEKANANEVYAQLGQKANTNEVDAKFGVMYEGLVNKADTIGTLNVKGELRPGDDLNEFRQTGVFSQNSDEYAREGKNYPEFMAGMLTVTRNFNDEVMSYQTYHTYGMSNKVYNRAFYNGEWSPWSLLGAGNGSGGGDYLLKSGNETKFGNLGIEGVLAAKDKSENKSLRIETSKVDIPNIQGADYNLKNNRDISLQRQGGNVGIGTSSPKARLDVEGAGIFSGPVTAAPGTEPNHVLTLGQMNRAGDDPNEKGFLKVLTFHFNPEGKYQDYDLINAQIKYIMYFRSSDGKYFTPHILEPHNYEFYNKEGFVAFQMEEQSYAVVNYIK; the protein is encoded by the coding sequence ATGAAAATCAACGAACTAGGTAAAACAATTAAGACAGGAGACGACGTAATCATTACGGAGTTTCGCGGTGGTGTAAGTGCTACAGCTGTTATGCAGGTTCCTGAGGATTCCGAGACTCATATATTACCGGAAGTAGCACTGAAAAGACGTATTCGTTTTAACCCGGAAACCGGAAAATTCGAAGGTCATAATGGAATTGAATGGACTGCTCTGGGTTTTGATCAACAACTAAAAGATGCTATTGATCAAGTAGCAGCCGGCCTTCCAAATAAAGCCGATCTTGTCGACGGAAAAATACCACTTTCTCAAATTAACGACGCACTGGTTGGGTCGGTTAATTATCAGGGAATTTATAACGCAACAACAAATACTCCGGCCTTACCGGCTGCATCGGCTCATAAAGGAAAATATTGGGTGGTAAATGTAGCAGGAACGCAGCAGGGTGAAAATTATAAAATAGGCGATTGGGTGATTTCCAATGGTACGGTTTGGGGACGTGTGCCGAAAGCAGTCGATGTGGATAGCACACCAACTGCCGGAAGTAATAATGCCGTTTCCAGTGCCGGTGTTGCAGATGCGCTCGCTTTAAAGGCGAATACAGCCGCTGTAAATGCGGGATTGGATTTAAAAGCCAACGTAACGGATTTGACACTAAAAGCCAATATTACGGATTTGAATTCCGGTTTGGCGACCAAAGCCAACGTAACCGATCTTGATGCCAAAGCGAATATTACCGATGTCAACATCAAATTAGCGGAAAAAATTAGTGTTGTTGAATTTGAAGAAGGTTTGGCCGTAAAAGCGAGTCTGAGTGATTTGGCAACAAAGGCAAACCTAAGTGATTTGGCGATAAAGGCGAACATCACAGATGTTGATACAAAGCTGGCTATAAAAGCCAATATCGCTGATGTCAATGCCAGGTTATTGGAAAAAATCAGCGTAGTTGAATTTGAAGAAGGTTTGGCTGTAAAGGCAAGTTTAAGTGATTTAGCAGTCAAAGCCAATATCACGGATTTGAATTTAAAAGCGAGCAAAGACGAGTTAACTTCCGGTTTAGCTGTAAAAGCAAATGTTGTGGATTTAGCAACCAAAGCCAACGTAACCGATCTTGATGCCAAAGCGAATATTACCGATGTCAATATCAAATTAGCGGAAAAAATTAGTGTTGTTGAATTTGAAGAAGGTTTGGCGGAAAAAGCAAGTCTAAGCGATTTAGCGGTCAAAGCCAATATCACGGATTTGAATTTAAAAGCGAGCAAAGACGAGTTGACTTCCGGTTTAGCTGTAAAAGCCAATGTTACGGATTTAGCAACCAAAGCCAACGTAACCGATCTTGATGCCAAAGCGAACACAGTTGATGTCAATATCAAATTAGCGGAAAAAATTAGTGTTGTTGAATTTGAAGAAGGTTTGGCGGAAAAAGCAAGTCTAGGCGATTTAGCGGTCAAAGCCAATATCACGGATTTGAATTTAAAAGCGAGCAAAGACGAGTTGACTTCCGGTTTAGCTGTAAAAGCCAATGTTACGGATTTAGCAACCAAAGCCAACGTAACCGATCTTGATGCCAAAGCGAATATTACCGATGTCAACATCAAATTGGCGGAAAAAATTAGTGTTGTTGAATTTGAAGAAGGTTTGGCGGAAAAAGCGAGTTTAAGTGATTTAGCAGTCAAAGCCAATATCACGGATTTGAATTTAAAAGCGAGCAAAGACGAGTTGACTTCCGGTTTAGCTGTAAAAGCCAATGTTGCGGATTTAGCAACCAAAGCCAACGTAACCGATCTTGAGACCAAAGCCAATATTACCGATGTCAATATCAAATTAGCGGAAAAAATTAGTGTTGTTGAATTTCAAGAAGGTTTGGCGGAAAAGGCAAGTTTAAGTGATTTAGCGGTAAAGGCCAATATCACGGATTTGAATTTAAAAGCAAGCAAAGACGAGTTGACTTCCGGTTTAGCTGTAAAAGCCAATGTTACGGATTTAGCAACCAAAGCCAACGTAACCGATCTTGATGCCAAAGCGAATATTACCGATGTCAATGCAAGATTAGCGGAAAAAATTAGTGTTGTTGAATTTGAAGAAGGTTTGGCGGAAAAAGCAAGTTTAAGCGATTTGGCGGTCAAAGCCAATATCACGGATTTGAATTTAAAAGCGAGCAAAGATGAGTTGACTTCCGGTTTAGCTGTAAAAGCCAATGTTGCGGATTTAGCAACCAAAGCCAACGTAACCGATCTTGATGCCAAAGCGAATATTACCGATGTCAACATCAAATTAGCGGAAAAAATTAGTATTGTTGAATTTGAAGAAGGTTTGGCGGAAAAAGCGAGTTTAAGCGATTTGGCGGTCAAAGCCAATATCACGGATTTGAATTTAAAAGCGAGCAAAGACGAGTTAACTTCCGGTTTAGCTGTAAAAGCCAATGTTACGGATTTAGCAACCAAAGCCAACGTAACCGATCTTGATGCCAAAGCCAATATTACCGATGTCAACATCAAATTAGCGGAAAAAATTAGTACCGTTCAATTTGAAGAAGGCTTGGCTGATAAAGCCAGTCTAAGTGATTTAGCGGTCAAAGCGAACATCACGGATGTTGATACAAAATTGTCTGTAAAAGCAAACACAGCCGATGTCAATGCGAAGTTGGCGGAAAAAATTAGTGCTGTTGAATTTGAAGAAGGCTTGGCTGATAAAGCCAGTCTAAGTGATTTAGCGGTCAAAGCCAACATCACGGATTTGAATTTAAAAGCGAGCAAAGACGAGTTGACTTCCGGTTTAGCTGTAAAAGCCAATGTTGCGGATTTAGCAACCAAAGCCAACGTAACCGATCTTGATGCCAAAGCGAATATTACCGATGTCAACATCAAATTAGCGGAAAAAATTAGTGTTGTTGAATTTCAAGAGGGTTTGGCGGAAAAAGCGAGCCTAAGCGATTTGGCGGTCAAAGCCAACATCACGGATTTAAACTTAAAAGCAAGCAAAGAGGATTTAACTTCTGGTTTAGCTATAAAAGCCAACGTAACGGATTTGGCTACCAAGGCGAATTTGATCGATCTTGATGCCAAAGCGAATATTACCGATGTCAACATCAAATTAGCGGAAAAAATTAGTGTTGTTGAATTTGAAGAAGGTTTGGCGGAAAAAGCAAGTCTAAGCGATTTAGCGGTCAAAGCCAATATCACGGATTTGAATTTAAAAGCGAGTAAAGACGAGTTGACTTCCGGTTTAGCTGTAAAAGCCAATGTTACGGATTTAGCAACCAAAGCCAACGTAACCGATCTTGATGCCAAAGCGAACACAGTTGATGTCAATATCAAATTAGCGGAAAAAATTAGTGTTGTTGAATTTGAAGAAGGTTTGGCGGAAAAAGCGAGTTTAAGTGATTTAGCAGTCAAAGCCAATATCACGGATTTGAATTTAAAAGCAAGCAAAGACGAGTTGACTTCCGGTTTAGCTGTAAAAGCCAATGTTACGGATTTAGCAACCAAAGCCAACGTAACCGATCTTGATGCCAAAGCGAATATTACCGATGTCAATATCAAATTAGCGGAAAAAATTAGTGTTGTTGAATTTGAAGAAGGTTTGGCGGAAAAAGCGAGTTTAAGCGATTTAGCGGTCAAAGCCAATATCACGGATTTGAATTTAAAAGCGAGCAAAGACGAGTTGACTTCCGGTTTAGCTGTAAAAGCCAATGTTACGGATTTAGCAACCAAAGCCAACGTAACCGATCTTGATGCCAAAGCGAATATTACCGATGTCAATATCAAATTAGCGGAAAAAATTAGTGTTGTTGAATTTGAAGAAGGTTTGGCGGAAAAAGCGAGTTTAAGCGATTTAGCGGTCAAAGCCAATATCACGGATTTGAATTTAAAAGCGAGCAAAGACGAGTTGACTTCCGGTTTAGCTGTAAAAGCCAATGTTACGGATTTAGCAACCAAAGCCAACGTAACCGATCTTGATGCCAAAGCGAATATTACCGATGTCAATATCAAATTAGCGGAAAAAATTAGTGTTGTTGAATTTGAAGAAGGTTTGGCGGAAAAAGCGAGCCTAAGCGATTTGGCGGTCAAAGCCAATATCACCGATTTAAACTCCGGTTTAGCAACAAAAGCAAACACAACGGATCTAAACGCGGGCCTAGCTTTAAAAGCAGATACAACCTATGTTAATACAGGATTAGCAGGGAAAATTAGTGTTGTTGAATTTGAAGAAGGTTTGGCCGAAAAAGCGAGTTTAAGCGATTTAGCGGTAAAAGCCAATATCACAGATGTTAATACAAAATTGGCAGATAAAGCCAATGTCACGGATCTGGCATCCAAAGCAGATAGGAGTGATATGCTTTCCCGATTTAATAATATCGCGACTGAGCTGGATGAAAAAGCAGATCTTCTTAATGTCGATGCTAAGTTAGCAACTAAAGCCAGTACTACACAATTACAGGATGGTTTAGCTGCAAAAGCGAATATCACCGATTTGAATGCAGGCTTAGCCTTAAAAGCGGATACAACCTATGTTAATACAGGATTAGCAGATAAAGTTAGTGCTACGCAATTACAGGACGGATTAGCCGCAAAAGCCAACGCAACGGATCTGGCTGCAAAAGCCAATATCACGGATCTGAATGCCGGATTAGCGTTAAAAGAAAACATTACCGATGTCAATACAAAATTGTCCGGAAAAGCAAACCTGTCCGATCTGGCTGCCAAGGCAAATGTTACAGATGTCAATATAAAATTTGATGAAACGGCGACGGTTATCCAGGAGGGCTTGGCGTTAAAAGCTAGTAAGATCGATTTAAGTACCGGATTGGCTTCAAAAGCCAGTGCGAGTGACATGGATATAAAATTTACTGAGGTTACCCATTTGATGGATGCAAAAGCTAATGCAGATGAGGTGTATGGTAAAATAAATGACCTGAATGCCGGATTGGCTGTAAAAGCAAATACCGCCGATGTGAATCTGAAACTATCCGATCTGAGTGGTAAGTTGTCCGAAAAAGCCAATGCCAACGAGGTGTATGCGCAATTAGGCCAAAAAGCAAATACAAACGAAGTAGATGCCAAATTTGGTGTCATGTACGAAGGTCTGGTTAATAAAGCAGATACAATCGGTACTTTAAATGTGAAAGGAGAGTTGCGACCTGGTGATGATTTGAATGAATTCCGACAAACAGGTGTTTTTTCGCAAAATTCAGATGAGTATGCCAGAGAAGGTAAGAATTATCCGGAGTTTATGGCTGGAATGCTAACCGTAACCCGAAATTTTAATGATGAAGTGATGTCCTACCAGACATATCATACGTATGGAATGTCTAATAAAGTCTATAATCGGGCATTTTATAATGGCGAATGGTCGCCCTGGAGTTTATTAGGCGCCGGTAATGGAAGTGGCGGTGGAGACTACCTGCTTAAATCGGGTAATGAAACCAAATTCGGAAATCTGGGAATCGAAGGTGTGCTTGCGGCTAAAGATAAATCGGAGAATAAGTCATTGCGAATTGAAACATCTAAAGTCGATATTCCGAATATTCAGGGTGCCGATTATAATTTGAAAAATAACCGGGATATCAGTCTGCAACGTCAGGGCGGTAATGTCGGAATCGGTACATCGTCACCTAAAGCGCGATTAGACGTTGAAGGAGCGGGTATTTTTTCGGGTCCAGTAACGGCTGCTCCGGGAACCGAACCGAACCATGTGTTGACTTTAGGGCAAATGAATAGGGCTGGGGACGATCCAAACGAAAAAGGATTTTTAAAAGTACTTACGTTTCATTTTAACCCGGAAGGGAAGTATCAGGATTATGACCTGATAAATGCACAAATCAAATATATAATGTACTTCAGAAGCTCGGATGGAAAGTATTTCACACCGCATATCCTGGAACCCCATAACTACGAATTCTATAATAAAGAAGGCTTTGTCGCTTTCCAGATGGAAGAACAGAGCTATGCCGTAGTTAATTATATAAAATAA
- a CDS encoding HipA domain-containing protein, which yields MRRCLYCYQELDSLEGDYHAKCNKAFFGSNEAPILPYRLEDMAKLAKEAIEQSVTIPGVQPKLSLGYIQSELGKGHSGRLTILDALEGNYILKPQNPDYKQMPENEHVSMKLAELFKIDCVPSNMIHLVSGELCYITKRIDRPAPNTKIHMIDFLQILELEDKYKGTMERVGKTIGDLSVNTLLDKVRFFELALFNFIIGNNDMHLKNFSMFLSDIGWVLSPAYDLLNVKMILPKDEEDTALFLGGKKSNFNKMYFDRFGAILGLNEKQIRSVYKRLEKWLPKAIQLIEISFLNEEKKAKYIDLITLRTGLFLG from the coding sequence ATGCGTAGATGTCTTTATTGTTATCAGGAATTAGACTCTCTGGAAGGTGATTATCATGCCAAATGTAACAAAGCCTTTTTTGGATCAAACGAAGCACCAATACTTCCTTACCGACTGGAAGACATGGCAAAACTGGCCAAAGAAGCCATTGAACAATCGGTAACCATTCCCGGAGTTCAACCTAAATTATCGTTAGGCTATATTCAATCGGAATTAGGAAAAGGACATAGCGGACGTTTAACCATCCTGGACGCACTGGAAGGAAACTATATTCTAAAACCTCAAAATCCGGATTACAAACAGATGCCTGAAAACGAACATGTATCGATGAAACTAGCTGAATTGTTTAAAATTGACTGCGTTCCCTCCAATATGATTCATCTGGTTTCCGGTGAATTATGCTATATCACAAAACGTATCGACCGACCAGCACCCAACACTAAAATTCATATGATTGATTTTCTACAGATTTTAGAATTGGAAGACAAATACAAAGGAACAATGGAACGGGTTGGAAAGACTATCGGTGATCTCTCAGTAAATACTTTACTTGACAAAGTGCGTTTTTTTGAATTGGCTTTATTCAACTTTATCATTGGGAATAACGACATGCATTTAAAAAACTTTTCTATGTTTTTGTCGGACATTGGATGGGTATTGTCGCCAGCTTATGATTTACTCAATGTAAAAATGATTTTACCAAAAGACGAAGAAGACACCGCGTTATTTTTAGGCGGTAAAAAAAGTAATTTTAACAAAATGTATTTTGACCGGTTTGGTGCTATTTTAGGGCTAAATGAAAAGCAGATTCGTTCTGTTTACAAACGATTGGAAAAATGGCTCCCAAAAGCGATACAACTAATTGAAATTTCTTTTTTAAACGAGGAGAAAAAAGCAAAATATATCGATTTGATAACACTACGTACCGGCTTGTTTTTGGGTTAA